TTCCCCTCCACGAGGACGTCGAGTTCCCTGCCTACCAGCCCCGACGCCTTCTCCCGCATGATCTCCTCCTGGATCTCGGTGAGCTCCGCGATCCTGGAGCGGACGGTTTCCTTTCTCACCGAGACGGGCAGGGAAAACGCCGGCGTGCCTTCCTCACGAGAATACCCGAAGAGGGCAAGCCAGTCAAAACGCGCCTCACGCACGAAACGGCGCAGCCGCGCGTATGCCTCTCGACTCTCTCCCGGAAAACCCACCATGAGCGTGGCCCGCACCGCCACCTCGCCTAACCGCTCGCGGGCCCTCTCCAGGAGCTCCAGGTAGGAGCGCGCGTCGCCCCGCCTCCCCATGGCCCGCAGGACGCCTGCGTCCGCGTGCTGGAAGGGCAGGTCCAGGTAGCTGCACACGCGGGGGTCACGCATGGCCCTCATGACCTGGCCGTCCAACCCCTCGGGATGCATGTACATGACGCGGATGCGGAAGTCCCCCTCCAGGGCTGCCAGCTCCTCCAGGAGCCGGTGGAGCCGCGGCTTGCCGTAGATATCCCGGCCGTACCCGGTGGTGTCCTGGGCCACCAGCACCATCTCCCGCGCCCCGCGCGACGTGAAGAAAAGCGCCTCGTCGCGGATGTCCTCCACGGTCCTGGATCTCAACCGCCCCCTTATGGCGGGGATGGTACAGAAGGTACAGCGCCTCGAGCATCCCTCGGCGATCTTGATGTACACGAAGCCTCTTTCCAGGGTGCTCGAAATCCTCCGGTATGGGGTCAGCCCCGGACATGGGACATCCTCCCTCTCTCCCGCGCGCGCGGGAACACCCCTCCCGCCCGCCGCCTCCCACTCCGGAAGGGCGTCCTCCATTTCCCCGCCGAGATCCCCGGCCACGCATCTCTGCAGTATCTCCGCCACTTTCCGGTATCCCTCGAAGGGGAGGAAGACGTCCACCTCCGGCAACAGCTCCTCGAGGACCGCCACGCCGTAGCGCGCCACCATGCAGCCCGCCACCACCAGCCTGGCGCCGGTCTCCGCCTTCAGGTCCGCCAGCTCCAGCACCTCCTCCACCGTCTCCTCGAGTGCGGAAGCGATGAAGGAGCAGGTGTTCACCATGAGCACGCTGGCCTCGCGCGGATGCGACGCCCTCCTCCAGCCTGCC
This window of the Actinomycetota bacterium genome carries:
- the rimO gene encoding 30S ribosomal protein S12 methylthiotransferase RimO, whose amino-acid sequence is MNRQNPPFSDVHGLSYHLLTLGCPKNEVDSDLLETRLAAAGWRRASHPREASVLMVNTCSFIASALEETVEEVLELADLKAETGARLVVAGCMVARYGVAVLEELLPEVDVFLPFEGYRKVAEILQRCVAGDLGGEMEDALPEWEAAGGRGVPARAGEREDVPCPGLTPYRRISSTLERGFVYIKIAEGCSRRCTFCTIPAIRGRLRSRTVEDIRDEALFFTSRGAREMVLVAQDTTGYGRDIYGKPRLHRLLEELAALEGDFRIRVMYMHPEGLDGQVMRAMRDPRVCSYLDLPFQHADAGVLRAMGRRGDARSYLELLERARERLGEVAVRATLMVGFPGESREAYARLRRFVREARFDWLALFGYSREEGTPAFSLPVSVRKETVRSRIAELTEIQEEIMREKASGLVGRELDVLVEGKSPEAPGFWEGRSWREAPEVDGVIFIRDAPGVQPGTCRKVRIVSTEGIDLHGVVAGEKG